The following proteins are co-located in the Desulfatitalea tepidiphila genome:
- a CDS encoding TetR/AcrR family transcriptional regulator, producing the protein MGIQERKEREKERRRQQIMVAAKRIFANKGFGRATMEDIANEAELSPGTLYLYFRSKDELCVSLSLRVLEYLLIRMEHLNDDKQLTPFEKIVQLKKALLDVYEFDPSILTNLFYLQSNDTINALSPELKAEIDKLSGTALGKISSIFEKAIEEGTCMDWSPEGLAKTIWSTFYGIVLWEKGTTGSEPDVVQLGPLVDRAFQVFERGIRR; encoded by the coding sequence ATGGGCATTCAAGAGCGAAAAGAGCGCGAAAAAGAGCGCCGCAGGCAACAGATCATGGTGGCGGCCAAGCGGATTTTTGCAAACAAGGGGTTCGGACGCGCCACCATGGAAGATATTGCCAACGAGGCCGAGCTCAGCCCTGGCACCCTGTATCTCTATTTCAGAAGCAAGGATGAACTGTGCGTTTCGCTCTCGTTGCGCGTGCTCGAATACCTGTTGATCCGAATGGAACATTTGAACGACGACAAGCAATTGACACCATTCGAAAAAATTGTGCAACTGAAAAAAGCCCTGTTAGATGTGTACGAATTTGATCCATCGATTCTTACCAATTTGTTTTATTTGCAATCCAATGACACGATTAACGCGCTGAGTCCGGAACTCAAGGCTGAGATAGACAAATTGAGTGGTACGGCCTTGGGCAAAATTTCATCGATATTCGAAAAGGCCATCGAAGAGGGAACCTGCATGGACTGGTCTCCGGAAGGTTTGGCCAAAACGATCTGGTCGACGTTTTATGGCATCGTGCTTTGGGAAAAGGGTACGACCGGAAGCGAGCCGGATGTCGTCCAGCTCGGTCCCTTGGTCGATCGTGCCTTTCAGGTTTTTGAACGAGGTATTCGTAGATGA
- a CDS encoding ParB/RepB/Spo0J family partition protein yields the protein MGFECRCIELAQIDRADSTFRISTDSLTDRLKASIRQIGLLHPPLLLSKTDASPVLASNTPRFVIVSGFARVEACQELGWDVIQAHCLPPDAPVHRCTVMAIADNLHRPLNVVEMARAAALVERTDAGRTETFDLLASIGFKLNDDLVGKLNRVGCMNERLQRGLIEGTIALPTAIELHEMGDNDGAQALAEFFLKMQLSLSRQREVLEWVQAIVHRERTDISQLLTDVLAGHRMDDIECDRPKVSNQIRQFLRRRRYPAISAYEQRYAQSIKALKVPNGIQLHPSPHFEHPSYSLHINFTTLDDLKERLKSAHRLAESNTMASLLEPIIKQD from the coding sequence ATGGGATTTGAATGCAGGTGCATCGAACTGGCTCAAATCGACCGTGCTGATTCGACGTTTCGAATCAGCACGGACAGCCTGACCGATCGGTTAAAGGCCTCCATCCGGCAGATAGGCCTGTTGCACCCGCCTCTGTTACTTTCAAAAACCGATGCTTCACCCGTCTTGGCATCAAATACGCCCCGATTCGTCATTGTGAGCGGTTTTGCGCGTGTCGAGGCCTGCCAGGAACTGGGTTGGGATGTGATCCAGGCACATTGCCTGCCACCCGATGCGCCGGTCCATCGCTGTACCGTGATGGCCATAGCCGACAATCTCCACCGCCCCCTGAACGTGGTCGAAATGGCCCGCGCTGCTGCCTTGGTTGAACGAACGGATGCCGGCCGCACGGAGACCTTTGATCTGCTGGCGTCGATCGGCTTCAAACTCAATGATGACCTTGTAGGCAAACTTAACAGAGTGGGTTGCATGAATGAGAGATTGCAGCGCGGGCTGATCGAAGGAACCATCGCACTCCCTACGGCCATCGAACTTCACGAAATGGGGGATAACGACGGTGCTCAAGCGCTGGCTGAATTTTTTTTGAAAATGCAGCTGAGCCTGAGCCGTCAGCGCGAGGTGCTGGAGTGGGTTCAGGCCATTGTTCATCGAGAAAGAACCGACATATCCCAGCTGCTGACGGATGTGCTTGCCGGGCATCGAATGGACGATATCGAATGCGACCGCCCCAAGGTGTCCAATCAGATCCGTCAATTCTTAAGGCGGCGGCGTTATCCGGCAATCAGCGCTTATGAGCAACGTTATGCCCAATCCATCAAAGCCCTGAAGGTCCCCAACGGCATCCAACTCCATCCGTCACCACACTTCGAACATCCATCCTATAGCTTACACATCAATTTCACGACGCTCGACGATTTAAAGGAAAGACTCAAGAGTGCCCATAGACTGGCTGAATCTAACACCATGGCGTCACTTCTGGAACCAATTATCAAACAAGACTGA